In one window of Vulpes vulpes isolate BD-2025 chromosome 1, VulVul3, whole genome shotgun sequence DNA:
- the MRAP2 gene encoding melanocortin-2 receptor accessory protein 2 isoform X2: protein MNSFVSDFGRPLEPDKVFSRQGNDESRSLFHCYINEVEHLDRAKVCHQTTVLDSSVQLQEAIRSNGRREEELNRLMKFDIPNFVNTDQNSSFGEDDLLISEPPIVLENKPVSQTSHKDLD, encoded by the coding sequence ATGAATAGCTTTGTGTCAGACTTTGGAAGACCACTGGAGCCAGATAAGGTGTTTTCTCGACAGGGCAATGATGAATCCCGGTCTCTCTTTCATTGCTACATCAATGAAGTGGAACACTTGGATAGGGCTAAAGTTTGTCATCAGACCACCGTCCTTGACAGCAGTGTTCAACTCCAGGAAGCTATTAGAAGCAATGGGCGTCGAGAGGAGGAGCTGAATAGGCTTATGAAGTTTGATATCCCTAACTTTGTGAATACAGACCAGAACTCCTCCTTTGGGGAGGATGATCTTCTAATTTCGGAACCACCTATTGTTCTAGAAAATAAGCCAGTTTCCCAGACCTCACACAAAGACCTGGATTGA